The following are encoded together in the Panicum virgatum strain AP13 chromosome 6K, P.virgatum_v5, whole genome shotgun sequence genome:
- the LOC120713638 gene encoding uncharacterized protein LOC120713638 has protein sequence MVFKGSANWRLFPNLKHIHLHELPKLQGICDVGCHTDAANLATIKIRGCWNLKSLPNVAGKNVVECDCEKEWWDSLEWDPYVEPSLQYTPTHPRHYKKTMRRGSVLR, from the exons ATGGTCTTCAAAGGGTCTGCGAATTGGAGGCTGTTTCCCAATCTGAAGCACATCCACCTGCACGAGCTCCCCAAGCTGCAGGGCATCTGCGATGTTGGCTGCCATACGGATGCGGCCAATCTCGCGACCATCAAGATCAGGGGCTGCTGGAACCTCAAGAGCTTGCCTAATGTTGCAGGCAAGAATGTGGTGGAGTGCGACTGCGAGAAGGAATGGTGGGATAGCCTGGAGTGGGACCCCTATGTGGAGCCCAGCCTGCAGTACACGCCGACCCACCCGCGGCACTACAAGAAGACCATGCGCAGGGGCTCCGTCCTCAG GTAG
- the LOC120713639 gene encoding uncharacterized protein LOC120713639, with product MRTEVIKEDTIDGAVERILEELKEDDATGTARSSTSSGRRNVIYFDGWDGLGASAVLRAVGRRLSAPPAGAGLEFSQVIHLDCSKWESRRATQRALAKQLKLPASVMAMLDARDEEEDYQGVDKASRAETPQVAGAICQHIQKLNRRFLVIFLNGSSEEIDLDSLGFPLSGYLGNKVLWSFQGRFRLYPRTKVDRALMSTRTTTEVVLSAVSPHNNLSQILEQEAAEVASEINIGGVRWSEAATNCFLHTVKLYDMGSRLVDYDLATHGCNYWKCDGIIELEQGDVGTNEDADRLWQSCDALQREMRMDVDFYQNPYLPSALAKGLPERAYWTSPTYGFMLTPRRIRKGTFQHLDKLCVLKLSGCMFSLVSPPFLCCHNLRFLWFDHCRPLGRTDNVVGKAEDDIRQCFQRLWVLDVRCSNSAFLSAKMIDFMTQLRELNVMEEDWLDMDHFQGRLHNLRRFRVTQSCPVCLIDPEYLFSGMGKLELLEFSGNYSSMSLTTKRPLWLSVGSSCSSLETVIIDRCEYLPRISLTGCVNLKNLFLSGSFPNLHSLDITGSAVKTLDLSAVTAPVLDELILLDCGKLCAILWPPEDKKKRYLGKLRVDTTQKAGGDHGTGRSPPPTAFNWYISVRDARLLGSLAPVKDYFVPHCAHLEISTIPSPTCAPAATATAGSKGDGTKGGSRQKVQVNLQQKALKEHATYTDISATLNALLCQGPVINCCMCPPPPCVPSQGCYMHIEDQMRVGAANSITIPGFICDSAKILHVHDSSSITRILAVPLVSTTWNQLEWCRAERCPNLECVISSRNGAGPGGRSGNDTDMFKKLRTIWASHLLNTRCIWSWSVSVGRWDTAFVGLTLLHLDHCPRLIYATHLAESQGLESLETLQIMWCGDLSMVFKGSANWRLFPNLKHIHLHELPKLQGICDVGCHTDAANLATIKIRGCWNLKSLPNVAGKNVVECDCEKEWWDSLEWDPYVEPSLQYTPTHPRHYKKTMLRGSVLR from the exons ATGCGTACTGAG GTTATCAAGGAGGACACCATCGATGGAGCCGTCGAACGAATCTTGGAAGAACTGAAGGAGGACGACGCTACTGGTACCGCTAGAAGCAGCACCAGCAGCGGCAGGCGCAATGTCATCTACTTCGACGGCTGGGACGGGCTGGGGGCATCCGCCGTCCTCCGAGCCGTTGGCCGCCGCCTCAGCGCACCACCTGCGGGCGCCGGTCTGGAGTTCTCCCAGGTTATCCATCTCGACTGCTCCAAGTGGGAGAGCAGGAGAGCGACGCAGAG GGCTCTCGCGAAGCAGCTTAAGCTCCCTGCGTCGGTGATGGCCATGCTCGACGCaagagatgaggaggaggatTACCAGGGAGTGGACAAGGCCTCCCGTGCTGAGACACCGCAGGTCGCCGGAGCCATATGTCAACACATCCAGAAGCTTAACCGCAGATTCCTGGTGATTTTCCTCAACGGGAGCAGCGAGGAGATCGATCTTGACAGCTTGGGCTTCCCACTTTCCGGGTACCTAGGGAACAAGGTGCTGTGGTCATTCCAAGGGAGATTTCGGCTCTACCCAAGGACGAAGGTTGACAGGGCCCTGATGAGCACGAGGACGACGACAGAGGTTGTTCTCTCGGCAGTCTCACCCCACAACAACTTGTCCCAGATTTTGGAGCAGGAGGCTGCAGAGGTTGCAAGCGAGATCAATATTGGCGGCGTCCGCTGGTCTGAAGCAGCTACCAATTGCTTCTTGCACACGGTGAAGCTTTATGACATGGGTAGTCGCCTGGTCGATTATGACTTGGCAACCCATGGCTGCAACTACTGGAAATGTGATGGCATCATTGAGCTAGAACAGGGAGATGTTGGCACTAACGAGGATGCTGATAGACTCTGGCAATCCTGCGATGCTCTGCAGCGCGAGATGAGAATGGATGTGGACTTTTATCAGAATCCATATTTGCCATCTGCGCTGGCAAAGGGTCTGCCAGAGCGGGCATACTGGACTTCACCAACCTACGGGTTCATGCTGACCCCGAGACGGATTCGTAAAGGCACGTTCCAACACTTGGACAAACTTTGCGTGCTCAAGCTATCAGGGTGCATGTTCAGCTTGGTATCACCTCCGTTCCTTTGCTGCCACAACCTTAGGTTTCTCTGGTTTGACCACTGCCGACCTTTAGGGAGAACAGATAATGTGGTAGGGAAGGCGGAGGATGACATCCGCCAGTGCTTCCAAAGGCTGTGGGTGCTGGACGTGCGCTGCTCAAATTCCGCCTTCTTGTCCGCAAAGATGATTGATTTCATGACTCAACTCAGGGAACTAAATGTGATGGAAGAAGATTGGCTGGACATGgatcattttcaggggcggctccACAACCTTCGTAGGTTCCGAGTAACACAGTCTTGTCCCGTTTGCCTCATAGACCCGGAATATTTGTTCTCAGGGATGGGCAAGTTGGAGCTTCTTGAATTCTCAGGAAATTATTCCTCCATGTCCTTGACGACGAAGAGGCCACTTTGGTTATCTGTGGGAAGCAGCTGTAGCAGCCTTGAGACTGTCATTATTGATAGATGTGAATATTTGCCAAGGATCTCCTTGACGGGATGTGTTAATCTGAAGAATCTATTCTTGAGCGGGTCGTTCCCGAACCTCCACAGCCTAGACATCACTGGTTCAGCAGTGAAAACACTAGACCTCAGTGCAGTGACAGCTCCAGTCCTGGATGAGCTCATTCTACTTGACTGTGGGAAGCTTTGTGCAATCCTATGGCCCccagaagacaagaagaaaagATACTTGGGTAAGCTACGCGTCGACACCACCCAAAAGGCTGGAGGTGATCATGGTACAGGAAGATCACCACCACCCACTGCATTTAACTGGTATATTTCTGTGAGGGATGCAAGGCTCCTGGGGTCGCTTGCGCCTGTCAAAGATTATTTCGTTCCCCACTGTGCACATCTGGAGATCTCAACAATTCCATCCCCTACTTGTgctcctgctgctactgctactgctgGCAGCAAAGGCGATGGAACCAAGGGTGGCAGCAGGCAGAAAGTGCAGGTAAACCTGCAGCAAAAGGCGCTTAAAGAGCATGCGACATACACAGATATCTCTGCCACCCTAAATGCATTATTATGCCAAGGACCGGTGATCAACTGTTGTATGTGTCCTCCTCCCCCATGTGTGCCATCCCAAGGGTGCTACATGCACATAGAGGACCAAATGAGAGTCGGAGCTGCAAACAGTATTACTATACCAGGATTTATATGTGACAGTGCCAAGATCCTGCACGTCCACGATAGCTCGTCCATCACCAGAATCCTCGCAGTTCCATTAGTTTCAACGACGTGGAATCAGCTCGAGTGGTGTCGAGCCGAGCGGTGCCCCAATTTGGAATGCGTCATCAGTTCCCGGAATGGTGCAGGACCAGGAGGCCGCAGCGGTAACGACACGGATATGTTTAAGAAGCTACGGACCATCTGGGCGTCACATCTCCTCAACACGCGCTGCATTTGGAGCTGGAGCGTCTCAGTAGGACGCTGGGATACCGCGTTTGTGGGGCTCACGTTGCTGCACCTCGACCACTGCCCCAGGCTGATATATGCTACCCATTTGGCCGAGTCGCAGGGCTTGGAAAGTTTGGAGACCCTCCAGATCATGTGGTGCGGTGATCTTAGTATGGTCTTCAAAGGGTCTGCGAATTGGAGGCTGTTTCCCAATCTGAAGCACATCCACCTGCACGAGCTCCCCAAGCTGCAGGGCATCTGCGATGTTGGCTGCCATACGGATGCGGCCAATCTCGCGACCATCAAGATCAGGGGCTGCTGGAACCTCAAGAGCTTGCCTAATGTTGCAGGCAAGAATGTGGTGGAGTGCGACTGCGAGAAGGAATGGTGGGATAGCCTGGAGTGGGACCCCTATGTGGAGCCCAGCCTGCAGTACACGCCGACCCACCCGCGGCACTACAAGAAGACCATGCTCAGGGGCTCCGTCCTCAG GTAG